The proteins below are encoded in one region of Halostella salina:
- a CDS encoding ribbon-helix-helix domain-containing protein produces MSTDSDAGGDGEMEKINVRVPQSLLAQIDEVWEERGYANKSEFIRDALRDAVNPPTQLSEEALEHLAESRKQREQGETVSQDDVKDRLGIDD; encoded by the coding sequence ATGAGCACCGACAGTGACGCCGGCGGCGACGGAGAAATGGAGAAGATCAACGTCCGGGTGCCACAGTCGCTGCTGGCACAGATTGACGAGGTCTGGGAGGAACGGGGATACGCGAACAAGTCCGAATTTATTCGCGATGCACTTCGGGATGCCGTCAACCCGCCGACCCAGCTGTCTGAGGAAGCACTCGAGCATCTGGCTGAGAGCCGCAAACAGCGCGAGCAGGGCGAGACGGTATCGCAGGACGACGTGAAGGACCGGCTGGGAATCGATGACTGA
- a CDS encoding sigma-70 RNA polymerase sigma factor region 4 domain-containing protein, with the protein MTDSEYPWRDESRLYELYWKQELSTVKIADELGCTQQTVSKWIQKFDIPRRDAREAAPNQRRHPAVFTDRGYIICASNYRGTTDSVGIHRLVMVAECGFDAVADHLATVNQITGSTKGNENERKSSPRLFCLSARTRQSTTS; encoded by the coding sequence ATGACCGATTCAGAGTACCCCTGGCGAGACGAATCGCGCCTCTACGAACTCTACTGGAAACAAGAGTTGAGCACGGTCAAGATCGCGGACGAACTGGGCTGTACACAACAGACAGTCTCGAAGTGGATACAGAAGTTCGACATCCCTCGTCGGGACGCACGCGAGGCGGCTCCGAACCAGCGACGGCATCCCGCCGTGTTCACAGACCGTGGCTACATCATCTGCGCCTCGAACTATCGTGGAACCACAGACTCCGTCGGGATTCACCGGCTCGTAATGGTCGCAGAGTGCGGGTTCGACGCTGTCGCGGACCACTTAGCCACCGTTAACCAAATTACGGGATCAACCAAAGGGAACGAAAATGAGCGAAAGAGTTCACCGCGGCTCTTCTGTCTATCAGCGAGAACGCGACAAAGCACTACGTCGTGA